The DNA segment CACAAACCACTTTGCGAAACCAAAATAACACCCAAAAAGAAGCAACACCCGATACAAATTAAATCCCCTACTCAACATACCCTTCATCTGGACACTTCAAAGCCCTAACCTCTTTATACTGTTTCAACACACAGAATCCACGGAGGATAAACAAATACCAAAGTGCGACAAGGAAAATAACCTTATTCAAGGGACAGAGAAGGACCCTTAGCAACATGGAGATGGAGAGGTGTCCTGAAACCAGCTTCTCCTCGGTGACAATACCAACCATTATTGATGCACTAATTAAAGGGTAACATTGGTAGAATGTAGCGACTAACATCTCTGTAGTGAGTACACTTGGCCATGCTTAAAAAGCCAGTAGGCAGAAGTCGGGCAGTTGGTCTACACCTAGCAATTTACTTAATCATGAGAGACTAAATAGTAATTAATTGGAGAgtaattttttatgttgtacGAAAGCTTCGTCGGACGTCTGTTTCCCATTTCGGAACCGGAATCAGAATTGGAATTTTGTAGAAGCTTAcagaatctcgcttccaaaatgcttctaaaatataatattctcACGATTCCGATTTGGAATCACGTTTCCATTCTTTACAAAAAACACAATgtcttatatcaataaaaatataaaattatagttttaaatttatataaaatccaaattttaatagtattgaataGAGACAatagaaatatacaaatattaaaattaatactgtaaattatttttatgcattgaggtttttattaaagataaatcatatattcaaatatattacgtcaattaattataaagtattaaatatactaatataataatttattttaaatttaatatatgttaatttcacagttttaatatgacatcatttcaaaaattattataaatgaataaatgctttattataaatttaaatcaaataaattttagttttagatttttttaatttttttatatatatatacatatagatacgcttccaacacgtatccgtttcttttttaaaaaaaaaatctcgctTTTGCGCTTCAATACGCTTCTGATTCCACGTACCCGCTTtcgtttccatgtaacataggtaATTTTAAGATATCTGGCTGTTATATATTCTCATCTAATATTGGtaactaaattatattaattttaaaactcgGTTAACGCAGCGCATTTTGAAACATGTAATTTCTGAATTATACAACGATATTGTAATTGAGCGAAAGGGACTACGAGTAGAAACTAGTTTAGTAGATGGGAAtataagagaagagactttATACTTAATCCAACAAGAGTATCATTACAATATTCTAACATATGTACAATAGGCTCATTTAAgataacattatatatgtatgttcCATTCTATTAGCCTGATGATTAATTCTCTAAATAAGATGACAAAATATAGATTTTCCATTCTATAATAATGTAAAATCAAGCTAGATTCGAACATCTTTTGAAATAAGAGAGCTGCTCATTGTGGCTAAACCGAAAACTGCTGCCAACTCCACAGATCCGCGGAATCCAAACCATTGATAGATGTACTAGTTTCACCACAACCGTAAACAGCctcatgatgatgatggtgttcCTCTTCAAAGACCAACATTTCCTGCCACACCAATTGCAAGTCACTCTCCGTTGACGAACCATGATGGTgattttcttcctcttccttcatCGAGGTCATCAAACTAGGACTCTGGATCTCTTCAGAATCCGTGATGATCTCATCGTGATGAATACAAGGCTTGATTTTGGGTGTTACTTCGTTGGTATTACACGTGTGGTTTCCGATGTATGTGATGCTGAACATCCTGGGCTCAGACTCTAGCTTCTGCACTTGCTTTGTTGCCTTGCACCCTTGAGTGTATTTGTGTGTGCACCTAAAGTAACTTCTGCAAAACATTAATgaacaaaagaaatatttagaCTAAATGTATATTCCACAACCATTTAAATCTAGACAACATAGATGGTATATATAAATGCGGTCCATGTATAGTAATGCACCACCAACATGAATCTATTACACGTCTCTTTATAATGTTGATGAATATAAGGGTAAAGTTAACCTTGGGAATTTGGTATTAAGAATCTGTTTCTGTCCATATTTCCTCCAAGAAAATGTGTCCTCAAGTAAGGTAGACTCTACAGTCCATGTCTCTGATTTCTTCCTGCTCAAATTGTTGTaaacttataaataaaaacatttggcGTTTTATGTAATTATTAGTCTTGGAACCAAAGCTAAATATCTTGTTTGTTTGTGGACCAAGCACATCACTAGATCTTAAATGATCGCCTTCTTTATTAGTATGAATCCAAATCAACTGATTTATATTGTATGATCATTGTTAACCAAATAGAATGACAATGATTATTTTAAACTCTATATCACTATGgtaaattagtaaaaaaaaagagatactAGCTTATAACCTAGTCGTAATTACTAATACCACAACCGTATCATAATTAACTTGGATTGAAACTCTTGTGTGTGTGAATTGTAATCGATAATTGGAGAAATAATCAACTAatgatgaccaaaaaaaaatcaactaatATGTAAAGGGATTAAGCTAATTCACTTATCCCTCATTGATTTAAGTTGGAGACTCTGGAAACTTAACATGGTAACAAAAAGTAAGCGAGAGAAGGTGAAACTTACTTTCTCTTGTAGCATCCTCTTTTACCCTTAACTGGTCCCAATTTTTTATGACTATCGCCAGAATCCTCAAGCTTGCCGTCGTTGTCGCAGGAAGCATTTTGAGAGCCTTCGACGGCTGTGACTAGAGCAGACGGGGAGATGGGTTCGAAGGAATCAAGAGAAGAGATTGTGTCATTGATAGACCCCAAGATTTTCTCCACGAGATCCTTCGCAGGACCCAAATCCGACCCGTGTTGAGAGAGGAGTTGCTGAACCTTAGTGGTCATCTCGTGGCCTTGAAGAAGTTGGTCCATAATTTTTAGCTTTATTGTTTTGTTATTACAAGCAATATCCATTTTGGTGAATCTGAGggagtttttggtggttttttaATGTTTTCCTCTCTTGGTATGGGCTATATGATTAAAAGGGAGGAGAAGTGTGTGTGTAAATATAATGGAGAAAAGAAACTTGTAATGATgagatcttttttcttttgttggattgctttgattttttttggagaGAGGAAGATGTGAGGAAATGCgaaggaagagagagatggACAAAGACCAGAGAATGCGATGAAACTTATCCCTTTTTCATTTGCTTAGGGGTGCTTGATGACGTTGCATGAGTGACTTGGTGATGATGTCACTCTCACCTTAATGAGAAGGGAAAACAAGTTTTGCTTACTTAGGTAGGGTTATTCAATTATTTCTATAAGCCTTGGAACAAAATTCTTATTCTCATTGATTTCATATGGTTTTCGAAATAGAATCCAACTCTTATTTGATCTAGGAAGATAATGATTACATTACTTGAATATATTTACAACAATAAGTTTTTCTTGGGGTCACATTTTGAAtagtctatactattatttgcgaagtaaatttttagaatcgagctctcacgttaaaagttagagtgattaatatcgtttatacccttaatgaataaaatgtataaataaattaaaaactaaaaacgaaattttaatttatttgattagataattgattaaaattaataatagtaagaattatccaaaatctgaaaatataatttaaccagagataatttttgtatatattgtattgttatctgaaaaaatattttagtaaaaatttaaaaacataaattatataactaaatattaatcaaataaaattcttaattatataattaaaaatataatattgaattatccaaaatctaaaaagataattaaaaaatatatatatattgtattgttatctgaaaaagtactttagtaaaaagttaaaaacataaattatatacttaaatattaatcaaataaattttatagagtggttaatatcgtttataccctttatgaataaaatatataaataaatcaaaaaataaaaacgaaattttaatttatttgattaggtaattgattaaaattaataatagtaataattatccaaaatctgaaaatataatttaaaca comes from the Brassica napus cultivar Da-Ae chromosome A7, Da-Ae, whole genome shotgun sequence genome and includes:
- the LOC106352917 gene encoding probable WRKY transcription factor 70 isoform X1, with the translated sequence MDIACNNKTIKLKIMDQLLQGHEMTTKVQQLLSQHGSDLGPAKDLVEKILGSINDTISSLDSFEPISPSALVTAVEGSQNASCDNDGKLEDSGDSHKKLGPVKGKRGCYKRKKKSETWTVESTLLEDTFSWRKYGQKQILNTKFPRSYFRCTHKYTQGCKATKQVQKLESEPRMFSITYIGNHTCNTNEVTPKIKPCIHHDEIITDSEEIQSPSLMTSMKEEEENHHHGSSTESDLQLVWQEMLVFEEEHHHHHEAVYGCGETSTSINGLDSADLWSWQQFSV
- the LOC106352917 gene encoding probable WRKY transcription factor 70 isoform X2 codes for the protein MDIACNNKTIKLKIMDQLLQGHEMTTKVQQLLSQHGSDLGPAKDLVEKILGSINDTISSLDSFEPISPSALVTAVEGSQNASCDNDGKLEDSGDSHKKLGPVKGKRGCYKRKSYFRCTHKYTQGCKATKQVQKLESEPRMFSITYIGNHTCNTNEVTPKIKPCIHHDEIITDSEEIQSPSLMTSMKEEEENHHHGSSTESDLQLVWQEMLVFEEEHHHHHEAVYGCGETSTSINGLDSADLWSWQQFSV